The genome window CGATCGTGACGAGCGCGACGGTGGCGTTTTCCTTGAGTTTCAGGTTGGCCGCGAGCTTGGCGACGGTGGTCGTCTTGCCGACGCCCGTCGGGCCGACGAGTGCGATGACGGTCGGCTTGCCCTTGCCGCGGCGACACGACGGGCCAGCCTCGGCGAGACGTTCAGCGAGGGCCTTGTGGACCAGCTTGTCGAGCGCGGGCCGGTCGGTCGCGTCGGCTCGATCGCGTCGCTCGACGGCCTCTTTGATGACGGCCGACGCGTGGCACTGGCTGACGCCTGCGTCGAGGAGTCGGCGGAAGATCGGCGAGGCGTCGTCGGGCAGGTGCGGCGTGCGGCTGTTCTGGACCTGGTCGACCAGCTCGCCGACGAGCTCGCGGAGTTGGCCGACTTCTTTCTGTACGCCCAGGTACGCCGCGGCCGCCCCGCCGGTGGATTCGAGCAACGCTTCGCCCGGCTTCCTGGCAGCGGCGGCGCGTGGGCGTGTGGCTTGTGCCGGTCGAGGCTGCGGACGACGCGGCATGCGCAGCCCTTGGCCGGCGGTGATTTCGACGTGCTCGCGCTTGAGCAGCCCGAGCCAGCGGCGCGTCGCGACGTTGCGCGTCGCGAGGATGACCGCGTTGGTGCCCAGCTCGTTCTTCACGGCGTCGAGGCAGAGGCTCATCGTTGGCGCGGTGAACCGGCGCAGTTCCATCTGCCCGGCGGGCGGAGCTTCGTCGCGCACAGCCGGCTTGGCGGTGCGGCGTGGCCGGGCGGCGGTGGGCGGCGGGGGTTGGAGGGTCTGGGTCATGGTGCCTCGCGTCCTGCAAGGGCTGGGTAAGACGCCGGTTCCACCGGCACACGTTGTTTATCGGGCGTTGATGGTCTCGTGCGACAGTGCGGTCATGTCGCCTCCAGTCCGGCCATGGCGACGGCTTCGATCTGGACGTCCGGGACGATTTCGTTGTAGCCAATCACGGCCACCTGCGGCAGCGTCGCCTCGAGCATCCGACGCATCGCCAGACGCACGTGCGGACTGCACAGCACGACCGCCGGGCGACCGGTCGCGGTGAGTTCGGCGACCTTTTCCGCCACACGTTGGACGACCGCGCGGGCCGTCTGCGGCGGCATGGTGTTCGTCGTCGCACCGCTGGCCTCGTCGCGCTGCAGATGCTGCGCGACGGCGTCTTCCAAAGCGGGGTCGAGCGTGACGCAGTGGAGGCGATCTTCCTCGTCGACGTGCTGCTTGCAGATCGTGCGGGCCAGCGCGTTGCGGCAGTACTCGGCGAGGACTTCAGGGTCTTTGGTGCGTGTGCCGTAGTCGCCGAGGGTTTCGAGGATGGTCTCGAGGTCGCGGACGGGCACGCGCTCGCGAAGCAGGAGCTGCATGACCTTCTGTACCTCGCCGATCTTGACGACGCCCGGCACGACCTCGTCGACCAGCGCCGGCACGCGTTCCTTCAGGCCGTCGACGAGGCGGCGCAGGTTTTGTCTGCCCAAGAGCTCGCCGGCGTGTCGGCGGATGATTTCGGTCAGGTGCGTCGCGACGACGGCGGACGCCTCGACGACGGTGTAGTTGAGCAGCTCGGCCTCGGGCTTCTGCGGCTCGGTGATCCAGTAGGCCGGCAGACCGAATGCCGGCTCGACGGTGGGCGAGGCATGCTTGAGTTCACCTGCGACGATGCCGTTGTCCATCGCCAGGAACTGATCCGGGAAGGCTTCGCCGCGGGCGACGGGCATGCCGCGAATCTTGATCTGGTAGTCGTTCGGGCCGAGGCGCATCTCGTCGCGGATGCGGACGCTGGGCACGATGATGCCGAGTTCCTGGGCGATCTGACGGCGGATCATGCCGACGCGGCCGGGCAGCTCGCCGTTTTGCCGCGGGTCGATGAGCGAGACCAGGCCGTAGCCGACTTCGAGTTCGAGGGCGTCGACTTCGAGTTCCTGCTCGATGGGCGCGGGCTTCTGCTCCTCGGCGGCGGCGGAGGAGAGACGCTGTTTGTCTTCGAGCTGGGCCCGCTGTTTCGTGCCGCGGTCGAGCATGAAGGCCATCGCGCCGCAGCACAGGCCGATGGCCAGCAGCGGCATCGTCGGCAGGCCCGTGAAGGCCATGAGTCCGAGGAAGGCGGCGGCGATCGCGAGCGGCTTCGGATTGGCCGAGAGCTGGCTGACGACCTGCTCGCCGAGTTCCGCGCGGGTCGAGCTGCGCGTGACGATCAGGCCCGCGCCCAGCGCCGTGATGAACGCCGGCACCTGACTGACGAGGCCGTCACCGATGGTCAGCCGCGTGAACAGCTCGGCCGTGTCACCAAGCGGCCAGTCGCGTTCGACCAGGCCGACGTACATGCCGCCGGCGACGTTGACGAGGGTGATGATGATGCCCGCGATCGCGTCGCCGCGGGTGAACTTCGACGCACCGTCCATCGCCCCGTAGAAGTCGGCCTCCTGGCTGATTTCCTCGCGACGCTTGCGCGCCTGCTGCTCGTCGAGCAGCCCGGCGTTGAGGTCGGCGTCGATGGCCATCTGCTTGCCGGGCATCGCGTCGAGCGTGAACCGCGCGGCCACTTCGCTGATGCGCGTCGCACCCTTGGTGATGACGACGAACTGGATGACGAAGATGATCGCGAAGATGATGAACCCGACCGCCATCGACCCGCCGGTGACGAAGTCGGCAAACGCCTTCACGACCGCGCCGGCATCGCCCGCCGCCTGAGCCGGACCCGCCCCGCCTTCGCCGGCGGTCAGGATGAGCCGGGTCGTCGCGACGTTCAGCGTCAGCCGGAACATCGTCACCGCCAAGAGCAGGCTCGGCAGGACGGCAAACTCCAGCGGCGACTTCACGTACATCGCCGTCACCAAGAGCACCAGACTCAGCGTCAGGTTGATGACCAGCAGCAAGTCCAGCACCGCCGGCGGCAGCGGGACGAGCAAGACGAGCAGAAGCGCGATGCACGACGCCGGGAAGATCAGGCCCCGGTGCTTGACCAGTCCAGCCAACACCGACGCACCAGGTGCGGCAGGTGAAGCGGATTGAGACGCAAGCGTGGTCATGCGGCAGTCCGTTGCCGACCTCGTGAAGGTGCCCGACGACGTCCGATGAACGTCCAGTCGGTCGAGCTGTCACCGCGGCATCCATGCCTCGGCGGGCCGTCGTGATTCAGGCGGCGCCGGCCAGCTCGCGTTCGAGCCGGTAGACGTATGCCAGAAGTTCCGCGACGGCGGCGTAGAAATCTTCGGGTATTTCCTGCCCGACTTCAATAGCCCCGTACAACCCCCGAGCAAGCGGCGGTCTTTCCACGATCGGCACACCGTTGGCCGACGCGACCTCGCGAATGCGCTGGGCCATCAGGTCCGCCCCCTTGGCCACAACGCGTGGAGCCTGCATCGAGTCCTCGTCATACTTGATCGCGACCGCGAAGTGTGTCGGGTTCGTGACGACGACGTCGGCCTCAGGCACGTCCTGCGCGATCGATCGCATCGCCTGCTGCATCTGGATTTGGCGACGTCGTTTTTTGACCTCGGGGTCGCCTTCCATCTTCTTCATTTCGTCCTTCACCTGCTGGTGCGTCATCCGCAGGTCTTTTTCATGACGCTGCCGTTGGTAGAAGAAGTCGATGATCGCGATGAGCAGGAGCGCGGCCGCGACCTTGGCGGCGACGATCAGCACGCTCATCGCGGCCGCCGGTGCGACAGCGGCCGGGTCGATCCGCTGGAGCCCGACGATCTTGCCCAGCTCGGTCGAGACGGCCCACCAGGCGACGAGCGTCACCGCGATCAGCTTCATCAGGTTCATCGCGAAGCCGACGTACGTTTTCGCCGCGAAGAAGAGCTTTTTCGCCCCGGCGAACGGATTGAGGATCTCCGCCTTGGGTTCGAGCTTCTTGAACGCGACGAGGAAGCCGGTCTGAATCACATTGCCTGCCACGGCCGCGAAGGCCAGGACCAGCATGATCGGGCCCATGCCCAGCGCGATCTCCAGGACGATCGTCTTGGCCATCGCCATGACGCCCTCGACCCGCGTCGCCTCCCGCGGCGGGAGCTCGGCAATGCTGACGAACGTCACGTTCAAGATCGACTCCCACAGCCGCGGCCCGAGGATCCACAGCGCGATCAACGACCCGGCCAGCACGACGGACGCGGCCAGGTCCTGACTCTTGGCGACGTTCCCCTCCTGCCGAGCCTCCTGACGCCGCTTGGGCGTCGGATCCTGGGTCTTTTCCTGGTCCTGATCGTCGGGCATGGGCGAAGGTCAAGGAAGATCCGTCATCCTGAGCGAGCGAAGCGAGTCGAAGGACCTCGATTGAGCGGACGTGCAGAACCGGGCTAGGTCCCTCGGCTGCGCTCGGGATGACGGAGCGAGAGATTTCTCAGGTTTGTGTCCACAGCCGCGTCGCCAGATCGAGGCCTTCGTCGAGGGCGCCGTTGAGCAGGTAGGCCGTGGCGGCGAGGCCGGTGATGACGATGGTCAGGCCGACCAAGGCGCGGAGGCTCAGGCCGACGGAGAGGAGGTTGAGGGCCGGGATGGTCTTGCCGAGCATGCCCAGTGCCAGGTCGACCACGAGCATCGAGCAGCAGATCGGAGCGGCGATCCGCAAGGCCAGCGTCGCACACGCGAGCAGCGCCTCGACGAGCAGATCGAGCGTCGCGGCGTCGACGGCGAACGAGAGCGGCGGGACGTGGTCGAAGCTGTCGCGCAGGCCGAGCAGCATCGCGTGGTGCCCGTCGAGCGAGAGGAAGATGAAAAGCGTGAGGATGAAGTAGAGATCGCCCAGCGGGTTGCCGCCGACGTCACTGCGGGCGTCGATTGCCCCGGCGAGGTTGAAGCCCATCTGCTGCCCCGCCACGCCGCCGGCCCAGCGTGCGGCGTTGAAGGCGAGCGACAGCATGAGTCCGGCCAGCAACCCGAAGCCCAGTTCGCCGACGATGCCGGCCGCGAGTCGCCACGGTTCCTGCGGCAGTTCGCCCGACACCGGCAACCCTCCGCCGACCGCGAGCGACAGCGTCATCGCGACGGCCAAGTACAGCTTGACCGGCCGGGGGATGCGATCGCTGCCGAGCATCGGCGCGATCATCATCAGGCCCATCAGCCGGAACGCGACGAGTGCGAACTGCTGCGGCACGCCTGCGAGCGACGCCATCTCCCACAGGGCGTTCGGGTCGAAGTTGCCGGGGAGCGGTGGCATGGAACGTCGTCGTCATGCGCCTCCGTCATCCTGAGCGAGCGCAGCGAGTCGAAGGACCTCGTCTGGAAGATCGTCCAGAGGCAGGCGAGGTCCCTCGGCTGCGCTCGGGATGACGGAGGAAACTCACCAACCCCCGCCGAATGTCAGTTCGGCGAACTGCAGGATCTGCCGACCTGCCCATGGCAGCGAGATGATCGCCGCGCCGAACATGGCGGCGATTTTGGGGATGAACGCCAGCGACTGTTCCTGCACCTGCGTCACCGCCTGAAGCAGCGACACCGCCACGCCGACCACGAGGCCGGCGATGAGGATCGGCGCAGCGCAGATGAGCGTGAGCATCAACGCCTGACGGATCAGTTCGATCCCGATGTCCATGTCGGCCATGAGCGGAAAGTGTGAAGTATGAATGGTGAATGCTGAAGTCAGAAGTGAAACTTGAGAAGCTGGTGGGCGTTGTCCGGCCGCATTCAGCATTCCTATTTCACACTTCTCTTATCCCGTCAGGGCGAAACTGCCCATCAGACTCGCGACCACCAGGTGCCAGCCGTCGACGAGGACGAACAACAGCAGCTTGAACGGCAGCGAAATCAGCACCGGCGGGAGCATCATCATGCCCATGCTGATCAGCACGGCCGAGATGATCATGTCGATGACGAGGAACGGCAGGTAGACCTTGAAGCCCATCAGGAAGCCGACCTTCAGCTCGCTGAGCGCAAAGGCCGGGACGAGCGTGGCAGTCGAGACGTCGCCCCAGGTTTCGGGCGGCTCGTTGCCGGAAAACTGCTGGAACGTCAGGACGGTCGAGTCGTTTCCGGCGGCCTGGATCTGGGCGATCATGAACTCGCGCACCGGGCCGGTGCCGCGTTCCCACGCCTCGGCCTGGGTGAGCTCGCCGGCCATGTACGGCGCGATCGCTTCGTTGTGGACCTTGCCGATCGTCGGGCCCATGACACACATCGTCATGATGAGCGCGAGGCCGGTCAGCACCTGGTTCGGCGGGAGCGTCGGGGCACCCATCGCCTGGCGCAAGAGCGACAGCACGATGATGATCCGCGTGAAGCTCGTGCAAAGGACCAGCAAGGCCGGCGCGAGCGACAGCACCGTCAGCAGGACGATGATCTGCAGCGTCGGCGCAAGGTTTTCGCGATCGGTCAGGTCCGGCAGCCGCAGCGTCGGATCGGCCGACGGCATCGCGGAGCCGAGCGGGCCTGGCTCGCTGGGCGGTGTCGCGCCCTCGAACTCGCCCCACGGCTGCTCCAACGGCGGCGGCGGCTCGAGTCCGGAGTCATCGCTGTCGACCTGCGCCGAAGCGGGTGCGACGAAACCGATCACGACAGTCAGAATGCAAAAGAGCAGACGAGTCACGACGCGCCCTCCTGTCGGTGGGCGGCGCTGAGGCCACGGACGCGTTCGATGAGGGAGCGGACGTCGTCGCCCAGCTGTGGAGGCGGCTCGGGCATGGTGTCGTCGTCGACGTCGACCTCGAACAGCGAAGAGCCGTTGTCGCCGCGGGCCTCGGCAAACGTCGCGGCAAAAGCGTCGGCCTTGAGCGGATCGTCCGTCGCAGACGCCGCACCGCACGCGGCCAAGACGTCAGCCACTTCGTCGCCATCGGTGATCTGGGCGAGGGCGTTCATGCCGTGGCCGGAGTCGCCGACGACGAGCAGGCGATGCCCGACGCGGAGGACAAAGACCTGGTGTTTTGGCGTGAGGTTGACGCGTGCCGCGAGCTTGACGGCCGACGCACCCGGAGCGCCCGGTCCACCGGGCATGAAGCGTCGCCACGCCCAGCCGGTCGCGACAATGAGCAGCCCGACGCCAGCCAGCGAAGCAAGGACGCGCGTCGCCGATGGGCCGGTGGCGGTGGTTTGCGTCGGTTCGGAGGAGGTTGACGAATCGGCCGCGATGATTGGCGTGTCGGCGAAGGCGTCTGCCCGTGCCGTGCTCGTCGTCCAGATCGCTCCTGCCACAACCGCCGCCGCGATGAGGGCGGCGCGGGTCACAGGTCGTCCTCCTTGGGCGTCTCGATGATCTCGTTGACGCGGACGCAGAAGTTGTCGTTCAGGACCAGCACCTCGCCGCGGGCGACGATGCGCTCGTTCACGTAGACGTCGATCGGGTCGCCGGCCAGCTTGTCGAGCTCGACGACCGAGCCCTCGACGAGCTTCAGCACGTCTTCGACCAGCATGCGACACCGGCCCAGCTCGATCTTCACGTCGAGGTTGACGTCCTTGAGCAGGTCGATGCCCGAGACCTGGGCTTCCTGCAGGACTTTTTCGAATTGCGGCAGGTTCAGCGAGGCCTCGTCGCCGCCAGACTTGGACGGCGTCGGGGTCGCGACGGTCTCGGCCGGCTTGGGTGAGGCCGGCGCGTCGGCGGTGACGGGGTCTTCGAAGCTGGCTCCGCTGAGCAGCGCGTCCAGTTCGTCGATTGCCTCTTCGACGCCGGCGACGTTGGGGTCGACGTCGGGCTTGGCGTCGGGTTGCGTACCGCCCGGCGGCTCGTCGGTCGGGCCGTCGTCACCGAGGGCACCGTCACCGAGCGCTTCGAGGTCCTGCGCGAGATCGTCGTTGGATGGATCCTGGGACAAGCGGCCCTCCTGGCCTGGAGCAAGATGGTCGCCCGCAGATGCGGACGAGCCCGCCGGCATCCATGCAGGCGGGCGACGTCAGAGCCAGTTTCGGCCGTTTTCTAGTAACTCGTGCGGTACGGGATGCACCTTGGCACGAGCACTTCTTCGATCAGGCCGTCGCCGACGATGAGGTCGAGCTGGTACTTTACCTGGCGACGCAGCGTTTCCAAGCCCGGCTCGGCCGATCCGTTGAGTTTTTGTGGATCGATGCTCCGGACGATCCGCGTCATGCGATCCCGGACGAGACTCGTGCTCGCGGCCAACGTCGCCTGAACTTCCTCGGCGACGTCGGGCTTGACGAGGACCGTGATGTCGACGTCGTACAGATAAGTCCGTCCGTCGAGCTGGTTCTGGGCGCGGAACGAGTCGACCGGCACCTCGACCAGAGCTGTGTGGTCATCGACGTGCACTTCGATCGGATGGCCGTGCTCGTCGAGGAGGATCTCGCCGGCTTCGGCATCGGCCGGTCCGCCGCCCATGCCCTTGAGCACGGCGAACAGGATGACGGCTTCGATCGTCATCGCCCCGCCGACAATGACGGGCAGCTTGGTGAGGAGGCCTTTGATTCCGCCCTTCTTGGCAGTCTCGTCGCCTGTCGATTTGTCTTCAGAAGTGTCGTCGGCCATCGCGGAGTCCGTTAGTCGCGTCGGGCGGGCGCTGGCGTCCGTTGCCAATCCCTACCGGGCACATCGGCGCGTCGGGCGACCGGGTTGAGGCAACTTCAGTCCAACAGCGGTCTTCGGCAGCGACGGGCGTAATCGATGGATTGTCGGACCACGTCGGCGATGCGCTCCTTGACGACGACCCGCTCGCCGCCATCGAGCGAAATGAGCGTGTCGGGCGTCTCTTCGAGCGACCGAATCTTCTCCGCGTTCAAGATGAACGATTGGCCGTTGAGCTTCGTCAGGGCGATCATCAGAAAGAGGTCAGGCCTTACCGGCTGGTGTTGAGGAGTTCGGTCATCAGCTCGTCGCTGGTCGAGATGACGCGGCTGGCGGCGCTGAAGCCGGTGGAGGCGATGATCAGGTTGATGAACTCGCCCGAGAGGTCGACGTTGGACAGCTCCAACGCGCCGCTGCGAATGCCGCCCGCCAGGCCTTCGAGCGGAGCGCCGATGCGGGGTTCGCCCGAGTTGCTGCCGACGGAGTAAAGGCTGTTGCCGTTGTCCGTGAGGCCCTGCGGGTTATCGAAGGTGGCGAGTCCGACCTGTCCGAGCTTGCCGGTCAGGCCATTGTCGAAGGTGCCGGTGATGGTGCCGTCCTGCCCGATGCCGAAGCCGACGAGCGTGCCGATCTTCGTGCCGTCCTGCTGAGCAAAGAACTCGCTGTTCGTGTCGGCCAGCGCGGTCACCTTGGCGAAGTCGAGGGCGATGTCGACGTTCGGCTCGGCCCCGGTGCCGTCTCGGTTGACGGTGAGCGTGCCGTTGGTCGTATCGATGAGCCGGCCGCTGTTGTCGAAGTTGACGGTGCCGACGCCGACGACCTGCCCTGCCGTGCCGGAGTTGAAGCCGGCGTAGTCGGAGTCGTCGGGCGTGGTGGCGATGAAGCGCCACTGTGTTCCGCTGTTGCTGGTCTGTTCGAGGTTGAGTGTGACGTCGACGCGGACCGGCACGCCCAGCGAGTCGTACGCGATCATCGAGGTGTGGATGGTCTCGCCGGCCGGGTCGTCCGCGACGCCGCCGGCCGTTGTGCCAGCTGCGAAGCCGAAGAGCGGCGTGCCGTTGAGCGTGAGGTCGCTGCCCTCGATCGCGACGGCGTTGCCCGTGCCGGTGTTGCCGACGAGGACGAGTTGGCTGCCCGTGGTCGGGCCGGCCTTGAGCTGCCCGCCGCTGACGGCACCCGACGGCTGCGTGATGCCGCTGGCGACGCCCAAGCCCTGCTGCATGAAGTCGGTCAGGTCGGCGACGGTTGTCGTCGCATCGATGGTCAGCGAGAGCGTCTCCTGACGACGACCACCGCGTGTGCCGGCGAGTTCAAGCGTGTCACCGATCGCGAAGTACGGAACGGCCGCGCCGTCTTCGACGGCAGTCAGCGGTGTCGCAGGCGTCAGCGGACCGCCGCCGGCGAAGAGTTCGACGTTGCTGTTGAGGACGCTGGCACCAGTCGAGATGTCGCCGGCCGCGTTGAGGTTGCCCGAAAGGAAGGCGTTGCGTGTCGCCTCGGCCTTGGTGAGTCCGCCGATGGGAATGTTCACGTCGCCGAGCTGTCCGGCGAGGATGTTCTCTTCGTCGTCGACGCCGAAGCCCTGGACGTATTGGCCGTCGCTGGAGACGAGGTTGTTGCGCGAGTCGAGGCTGAAGGAGCCGTCGCGGGTGTACATCTGTTCCTGGCCTCGGACGATGAAGAAGCCGTCACCGTCGACGGCCAGGTCCGTTTGCCGGCCGGTGGGCTCGATGGAGCCTGGCGACCAGTCCTTTTCGATCGACCCGACGGCGGCACCCAGGCCGCGCTGATCGGGGTTGCTGCCGCCCGCGTCGCCTGACGGCGGGCTGCCGCCCGAGTCGGTGACGTAGAACTGCGGCTTAAACAGCGCACGGCTGGCCTTGAAGCCGACGGTGTTGACGTTGGCAATGTTGTTGCCGACGACGTTGAGCCGCGTCTGGTTGACATCGAGCCCGCTGAGACCGGTGAAGAGCGTTGAGGTAAGGGCCATTGTTTAAGGGC of Planctomycetota bacterium contains these proteins:
- a CDS encoding flagellar biosynthetic protein FliO, encoding MTRAALIAAAVVAGAIWTTSTARADAFADTPIIAADSSTSSEPTQTTATGPSATRVLASLAGVGLLIVATGWAWRRFMPGGPGAPGASAVKLAARVNLTPKHQVFVLRVGHRLLVVGDSGHGMNALAQITDGDEVADVLAACGAASATDDPLKADAFAATFAEARGDNGSSLFEVDVDDDTMPEPPPQLGDDVRSLIERVRGLSAAHRQEGAS
- the fliP gene encoding flagellar type III secretion system pore protein FliP (The bacterial flagellar biogenesis protein FliP forms a type III secretion system (T3SS)-type pore required for flagellar assembly.), whose protein sequence is MTRLLFCILTVVIGFVAPASAQVDSDDSGLEPPPPLEQPWGEFEGATPPSEPGPLGSAMPSADPTLRLPDLTDRENLAPTLQIIVLLTVLSLAPALLVLCTSFTRIIIVLSLLRQAMGAPTLPPNQVLTGLALIMTMCVMGPTIGKVHNEAIAPYMAGELTQAEAWERGTGPVREFMIAQIQAAGNDSTVLTFQQFSGNEPPETWGDVSTATLVPAFALSELKVGFLMGFKVYLPFLVIDMIISAVLISMGMMMLPPVLISLPFKLLLFVLVDGWHLVVASLMGSFALTG
- the flhF gene encoding flagellar biosynthesis protein FlhF produces the protein MTQTLQPPPPTAARPRRTAKPAVRDEAPPAGQMELRRFTAPTMSLCLDAVKNELGTNAVILATRNVATRRWLGLLKREHVEITAGQGLRMPRRPQPRPAQATRPRAAAARKPGEALLESTGGAAAAYLGVQKEVGQLRELVGELVDQVQNSRTPHLPDDASPIFRRLLDAGVSQCHASAVIKEAVERRDRADATDRPALDKLVHKALAERLAEAGPSCRRGKGKPTVIALVGPTGVGKTTTVAKLAANLKLKENATVALVTIDTYRIAAIDQLKKYADIIDAPLAVVSEPREVKDAIARVADHDFVIIDTAGRSPRDAVKLAELDEFLTAADPAEVHLVLSANHGAGSLKMALKRFAGLRTDRLCFTKLDEAAELGALVDVAAEANLPLSYVTHGQNVPADIEPACAKRLASLILEAEAETPAAAVA
- a CDS encoding flagellar FlbD family protein — translated: MIALTKLNGQSFILNAEKIRSLEETPDTLISLDGGERVVVKERIADVVRQSIDYARRCRRPLLD
- the flhA gene encoding flagellar biosynthesis protein FlhA, whose product is MTTLASQSASPAAPGASVLAGLVKHRGLIFPASCIALLLVLLVPLPPAVLDLLLVINLTLSLVLLVTAMYVKSPLEFAVLPSLLLAVTMFRLTLNVATTRLILTAGEGGAGPAQAAGDAGAVVKAFADFVTGGSMAVGFIIFAIIFVIQFVVITKGATRISEVAARFTLDAMPGKQMAIDADLNAGLLDEQQARKRREEISQEADFYGAMDGASKFTRGDAIAGIIITLVNVAGGMYVGLVERDWPLGDTAELFTRLTIGDGLVSQVPAFITALGAGLIVTRSSTRAELGEQVVSQLSANPKPLAIAAAFLGLMAFTGLPTMPLLAIGLCCGAMAFMLDRGTKQRAQLEDKQRLSSAAAEEQKPAPIEQELEVDALELEVGYGLVSLIDPRQNGELPGRVGMIRRQIAQELGIIVPSVRIRDEMRLGPNDYQIKIRGMPVARGEAFPDQFLAMDNGIVAGELKHASPTVEPAFGLPAYWITEPQKPEAELLNYTVVEASAVVATHLTEIIRRHAGELLGRQNLRRLVDGLKERVPALVDEVVPGVVKIGEVQKVMQLLLRERVPVRDLETILETLGDYGTRTKDPEVLAEYCRNALARTICKQHVDEEDRLHCVTLDPALEDAVAQHLQRDEASGATTNTMPPQTARAVVQRVAEKVAELTATGRPAVVLCSPHVRLAMRRMLEATLPQVAVIGYNEIVPDVQIEAVAMAGLEAT
- the flhB gene encoding flagellar biosynthesis protein FlhB, which produces MPDDQDQEKTQDPTPKRRQEARQEGNVAKSQDLAASVVLAGSLIALWILGPRLWESILNVTFVSIAELPPREATRVEGVMAMAKTIVLEIALGMGPIMLVLAFAAVAGNVIQTGFLVAFKKLEPKAEILNPFAGAKKLFFAAKTYVGFAMNLMKLIAVTLVAWWAVSTELGKIVGLQRIDPAAVAPAAAMSVLIVAAKVAAALLLIAIIDFFYQRQRHEKDLRMTHQQVKDEMKKMEGDPEVKKRRRQIQMQQAMRSIAQDVPEADVVVTNPTHFAVAIKYDEDSMQAPRVVAKGADLMAQRIREVASANGVPIVERPPLARGLYGAIEVGQEIPEDFYAAVAELLAYVYRLERELAGAA
- a CDS encoding flagellar hook-basal body complex protein; the protein is MALTSTLFTGLSGLDVNQTRLNVVGNNIANVNTVGFKASRALFKPQFYVTDSGGSPPSGDAGGSNPDQRGLGAAVGSIEKDWSPGSIEPTGRQTDLAVDGDGFFIVRGQEQMYTRDGSFSLDSRNNLVSSDGQYVQGFGVDDEENILAGQLGDVNIPIGGLTKAEATRNAFLSGNLNAAGDISTGASVLNSNVELFAGGGPLTPATPLTAVEDGAAVPYFAIGDTLELAGTRGGRRQETLSLTIDATTTVADLTDFMQQGLGVASGITQPSGAVSGGQLKAGPTTGSQLVLVGNTGTGNAVAIEGSDLTLNGTPLFGFAAGTTAGGVADDPAGETIHTSMIAYDSLGVPVRVDVTLNLEQTSNSGTQWRFIATTPDDSDYAGFNSGTAGQVVGVGTVNFDNSGRLIDTTNGTLTVNRDGTGAEPNVDIALDFAKVTALADTNSEFFAQQDGTKIGTLVGFGIGQDGTITGTFDNGLTGKLGQVGLATFDNPQGLTDNGNSLYSVGSNSGEPRIGAPLEGLAGGIRSGALELSNVDLSGEFINLIIASTGFSAASRVISTSDELMTELLNTSR
- the fliN gene encoding flagellar motor switch protein FliN, which translates into the protein MSQDPSNDDLAQDLEALGDGALGDDGPTDEPPGGTQPDAKPDVDPNVAGVEEAIDELDALLSGASFEDPVTADAPASPKPAETVATPTPSKSGGDEASLNLPQFEKVLQEAQVSGIDLLKDVNLDVKIELGRCRMLVEDVLKLVEGSVVELDKLAGDPIDVYVNERIVARGEVLVLNDNFCVRVNEIIETPKEDDL
- a CDS encoding flagellar biosynthetic protein FliQ, which produces MADMDIGIELIRQALMLTLICAAPILIAGLVVGVAVSLLQAVTQVQEQSLAFIPKIAAMFGAAIISLPWAGRQILQFAELTFGGGW
- the fliR gene encoding flagellar biosynthetic protein FliR, whose amino-acid sequence is MPPLPGNFDPNALWEMASLAGVPQQFALVAFRLMGLMMIAPMLGSDRIPRPVKLYLAVAMTLSLAVGGGLPVSGELPQEPWRLAAGIVGELGFGLLAGLMLSLAFNAARWAGGVAGQQMGFNLAGAIDARSDVGGNPLGDLYFILTLFIFLSLDGHHAMLLGLRDSFDHVPPLSFAVDAATLDLLVEALLACATLALRIAAPICCSMLVVDLALGMLGKTIPALNLLSVGLSLRALVGLTIVITGLAATAYLLNGALDEGLDLATRLWTQT